In Candidatus Pelagibacter sp. RS39, the following proteins share a genomic window:
- a CDS encoding glycosyltransferase family 4 protein: MSSNIKVLQVIPKLGYGGAETGCYDIAHYLPENGCESFIVTSGGELTKFVDKKKVKLIKLPVHSKNPLLILINTILLIGIILFFKISIVHARSRAPAWSCLFATKLTNRKFVTTFHGTYNFSGKLKKFYNSVMVRSDLIIAGSNFIFSHIKENYSEFLTSRKKFLVIFRGINVDYFDSSTKLENDEKNLLQKWNINDEKKIILMPGRLTSWKGQELFIEAINLVKIELGYEAFHAVILGNDQGRDLYKKKLIRLTEQYRLTNQIRFIDHCEDMALAYKVSDIIISASIEPEAFGRVAVEAQSMEKLIIASNIGGSNETINDEKTGFLFKSGDAESLSKKIIRGLTMDETSINLMGKEGRSNIIKKFNVEKMCFSTYSEYKRLLN, translated from the coding sequence ATGTCATCTAATATAAAAGTCTTACAAGTGATACCAAAATTAGGTTATGGGGGTGCAGAAACTGGATGTTATGATATTGCTCATTATTTACCAGAAAATGGGTGTGAGTCTTTTATAGTAACTAGTGGAGGGGAATTAACAAAATTTGTGGATAAAAAAAAAGTAAAATTAATTAAACTTCCAGTACACAGCAAAAATCCTTTATTGATTTTGATCAATACAATTTTATTAATTGGGATAATTTTGTTTTTTAAAATCTCAATTGTTCACGCAAGAAGTAGAGCACCAGCTTGGTCTTGTTTATTTGCAACAAAGTTAACAAATAGAAAGTTTGTAACCACATTTCATGGAACTTACAATTTTAGTGGTAAGCTTAAAAAATTTTACAATTCTGTCATGGTAAGATCTGATTTGATAATTGCGGGATCAAATTTTATTTTTTCTCATATTAAAGAAAACTATTCTGAATTTTTGACAAGCCGAAAAAAATTTTTAGTTATTTTTAGAGGAATAAATGTTGATTATTTTGACTCTTCTACAAAATTAGAAAATGATGAAAAAAATTTACTTCAAAAATGGAATATAAATGATGAAAAAAAAATAATTCTAATGCCTGGTAGGCTTACTTCATGGAAAGGACAAGAATTGTTTATTGAGGCAATTAACTTAGTTAAAATTGAATTAGGTTATGAAGCTTTTCACGCGGTTATACTTGGAAATGATCAAGGAAGAGATCTATATAAAAAAAAATTAATTCGTCTTACAGAGCAATATCGTTTAACAAACCAAATAAGATTTATAGATCATTGTGAGGATATGGCGTTAGCCTATAAAGTTTCGGATATAATTATATCAGCCTCAATAGAACCAGAAGCTTTTGGAAGAGTAGCAGTAGAGGCACAATCAATGGAAAAATTAATTATAGCTAGTAATATTGGAGGATCTAACGAGACAATTAATGATGAAAAAACAGGCTTTTTGTTTAAATCAGGAGATGCAGAGTCTTTAAGTAAAAAAATAATTCGTGGATTAACAATGGATGAAACATCTATAAATCTAATGGGCAAAGAGGGAAGAAGTAATATAATTAAAAAATTTAATGTTGAAAAAATG